One Dioscorea cayenensis subsp. rotundata cultivar TDr96_F1 chromosome 15, TDr96_F1_v2_PseudoChromosome.rev07_lg8_w22 25.fasta, whole genome shotgun sequence genomic region harbors:
- the LOC120277624 gene encoding indole-3-acetaldehyde oxidase-like, translating to MVMGVDDWKSLDSNSTIDRETSNRSSHQPLLLRCCSFSVLRALLVDPWRNPGRNLVFAINGERFELSDVDPSTTLLEFLRTETRFKGAKLGCGEGGCGACVVLLSTYDVSCGRVNQFSVSSCLTLLCSINLCSVMTIEGIGNSKDGFHSIQERFAGFHASQCGFCTPGMCMSLCSALVNADKTNRPEPPHGFSKITVAEAEKAIACNLCRCTGYRPIVDACKSFAADVDLEDLGLNSFWKKGDKHVNVNMLPFYDGTQNGLGTFPDFLKSEIESSIRSCSDPLSENGGNSSRAAADASNPIENVKLAQGRWYRPSSIDELRTIMFSERLNGMSNVKLVAGNTGSGYYKEEDIFDKYIDIRGIPELSVVKRNNRGIEIGAAATISWVIEVLREESEGLQLNERLMFNKIADHMNKVATQFIRNTASLGGNLIMAQRRQFPSDIATILLAAGSTVCIDVGSEKITLSLEEFLESSACDSSTLLLSVHIPFCTPFIHSLSGINGINDITNSKSTKECNLLFETYRASPRPLGNALAYLNSAFMAHISMDEVSGDHFVENVRLVFGAYGCEHAIRAKEVEKFLVGKTMTVSVLLEAIKLLKKTIVPKDDTPHSTYRSSLAVGFLFRFLQPIAQGLAGPLRNVPVVSCSTEEIVEDHNSIIRKSIGLNKEDCHQIYDDDDDDDSHLSSKQVLKFNADYCPVGEPIKKAGALVQASGEAVFVDDIPSPKGCLYGAFIYSTRPLAHVKGFEFKSTLASEKIISVVSSKDIPSGGKNTVVNPVLGVEPVLASNLTEYAGQPLGIVIAEKQRFANMAAKQAIVNYSTENLEPPILSIEDAVKKSSFFEIPPRFYPKQIGDFSKGMEEADHKILSAEVLLGSQYHFYMETQTALAIPDEENCMLVYSSTQIPEATQRTVAECLGIPHHNVRVITRRVGGGFGGKVSKSVHIAAACALAAYKLRCPIRMYLDRKTDMVMAAGRHPMKVNYSVGFKSSGKITALHVDVFINAGISEDISLLLPFSIMAGLKKYNWGSLSFDPMVCKTNISSKSAMRGPGETQGSFIAEVVIEHVASILSIHSDSIRKMNLHDFKSLTKFYEGAAGEPFEYTLPSIFNKFTLYSSYQDRAEMIQQFNSCNRWKKRGLSCVPIIYQVSVRPTPGKVGILNDGSIIVEVGGVEIGQGLWTKVKQTAAFALGQLWDDRIQDLLERVRVIQADTFSLIQGGYTAGSTTSESSCEAVRLACNILIDRLKFLKDSLQQKMGSISWDTLILQAKTQAVNLSASCYWVPDPSSNIYLNYGAAISEVEIDLLTGATTILQADLTYDCGKSLNPAIDLGQIEGSFVQGIGFFMSEEFITNSEGLVVTDGTWTYKIPTVDTIPKKFNVEFLESEYHEKRVLSSKASGEPPLLLAASVHCAAREAIKAAREEFNCTSASPDIFQMNVPATMPVIKELCGLDIVERYLENSLFAQN from the exons CGGTCCTCTCACCAACCTCTACTCCTACGTTGTTGTTCCTTCTCGGTTCTGCGAGCTCTTCTCGTGGATCCATGGCGAAATCCTGGCCGCAATTTGGTGTTTGCTATCAATGGGGAGCGTTTCGAGCTCTCTGATGTTGATCCTTCCACTACTCTGCTTGAATTTTTGCGAACTGAGACGCGATTCAAGGGCGCAAAGCTCGGATGTGGAGAAG GTGGTTGCGGGGCTTGTGTTGTTCTATTGTCAACCTATGATGTGTCATGCGGACGAGTGAATCAGTTCTCTGTGAGCTCATGCCTCACTCTTCTTTGCAGTATAAATCTCTGTTCGGTTATGACCATTGAGGGGATTGGAAATAGTAAGGATGGTTTTCATTCAATTCAAGAGAGGTTTGCAGGTTTCCATGCTTCTCAGTGTGGTTTTTGTACTCCTGGAATGTGCATGTCTCTTTGTTCTGCTCTTGTCAATGCTGACAAAACCAATAGGCCTGAACCTCCACATGGATTTTCAAAGATCACTGTTGCTGAAGCAGAGAAAGCTATTGCCTGTAACCTATGTAGGTGCACTGGTTACCGGCCTATTGTGGATGCCTGCAAAAGTTTTGCTGCTGATGTTGATTTAGAAGATTTAGGCCTCAATTCATTTTGGAAGAAAGGGGATAAACATGTGAATGTAAACATGTTGCCTTTCTATGATGGAACTCAAAATGGACTTGGCACATTTCCTGACTTCCTAAAGTCCGAAATCGAATCCTCAATCCGTAGTTGTTCTGATCCGTTGTCAGAAAACGGAGGTAATTCTAGTAGAGCAGCAGCTGATGCCTCAAATCCAATCGAGAATGTGAAGTTGGCACAGGGCCGTTGGTATCGTCCTAGTAGTATCGATGAACTTAGAACAATAATGTTTTCTGAAAGACTGAATGGGATGAGTAATGTAAAATTGGTTGCTGGTAACACAGGTTCTGGTTACTATAAGGAAGAGgatatttttgacaaatatatTGATATCAGAGGAATCCCAGAACTTTCAGTGGTGAAAAGGAATAACAGAGGCATTGAAATCGGGGCAGCTGCCACAATTTCTTGGGTTATTGAAGTTCTGAGAGAAGAAAGTGAAGGCTTGCAGTTAAATGAAAGATTGATGTTTAACAAAATTGCTGATCATATGAATAAGGTTGCTACACAATTTATTCGAAATACTGCCAGTCTGGGAGGTAATCTCATCATGGCCCAAAGAAGACAGTTTCCATCAGACATTGCAACAATACTTCTTGCAGCAGGTTCAACTGTCTGTATTGATGTGGGCTCAGAAAAGATAACTCTCTCCCTTGAGGAGTTCTTGGAGAGCTCCGCATGCGACAGCTCAACCTTGCTTCTGAGTGTCCATATTCCATTCTGCACTCCGTTCATCCACTCTTTATCTGGAATTAATGGAATTAATGACATAACTAATTCCAAATCCACAAAGGAATGCAATTTACTGTTTGAAACTTACAGAGCATCGCCACGCCCTCTTGGAAATGCTCTGGCTTATCTGAATTCAGCTTTCATGGCTCATATTTCTATGGATGAGGTTTCTGGGGATCATTTTGTGGAAAATGTGCGTCTTGTTTTTGGTGCTTATGGATGCGAGCACGCTATTAGAGCAAAAGAAGTTGAGAAGTTTTTAGTGGGTAAAACTATGACCGTATCTGTTCTGCTTGAAGCAAtcaaattacttaaaaaaactaTCGTACCAAAAGATGACACCCCACATTCTACTTATAGATCAAGTTTGGCGGttggttttttatttagatttctGCAACCAATTGCTCAAGGTTTGGCAGGGCCTCTTAGAAATGTTCCTGTGGTATCATGCAGTACTGAAGAAATCGTTGAAGATCATAATAGCATCATCAGAAAATCCATCGGTTTGAACAAAGAggattgtcatcaaatttatgatgatgatgatgatgatgattcgcATTTATCTTCCAAACAGGTATTAAAATTTAATGCTGATTATTGTCCTGTTGGTGAACCAATTAAAAAGGCAGGAGCTCTTGTTCAAGCTTCAG GTGAGGCAGTTTTTGTGGATGATATACCTTCTCCCAAAGGTTGTCTTTATGGAGCATTCATTTACAGCACACGCCCGTTAGCTCATGTTAAAGGCTTTGAGTTCAAATCAACTCTAGCATCAGAAAAGATCATCAGTGTTGTTTCTTCCAAGGATATCCCTAGTGGTGGAAAAAATACTGTGGTAAATCCTGTGTTAGGAGTGGAACCAGTGCTTGCAAGCAACCTTACCGAGTATGCTGGTCAACCTCTTGGTATTGTG ATTGCAGAAAAGCAGAGGTTTGCTAATATGGCAGCAAAACAAGCAATTGTCAACTATAGCACAGAGAATTTAGAACCACCAATTTTATCAATAGAAGATGCTGTAAAAAAATCCAGTTTCTTTGAGATCCCTCCTCGTTTCTATCCTAAGCAGATTGGTGATTTTTCCAAAGGAATGGAGGAAGCTGATCACAAGATTCTCTCTGCTGAG GTTTTGCTTGGTTCTCAGTATCATTTTTATATGGAAACTCAAACAGCCCTAGCCATACCAGATGAAGAAAACTGCATGTTGGTCTATAGTTCAACGCAGATCCCAGAGGCTACACAGAGAACCGTTGCTGAATGCCTTGGCATACCACATCACAATGTCCGTGTGATCACAAGAAGAGTTGGAGGAGGTTTCGGAGGGAAAGTTTCAAAATCAGTGCAT ATTGCGGCTGCTTGTGCACTAGCGGCATATAAGTTGCGCTGTCCAATTCGAATGTACCTAGATCGCAAAACTGATATGGTAATGGCAGCAGGACGACACCCAATGAAAGTAAATTACTCAGTTGGTTTCAAATCTAGTGGGAAGATTACGGCTTTGCATGTAGATGTGTTCATCAATGCAGGCATTTCTGAAGACATAAGCCTACTATTGCCATTTAGTATCATGGCAGGACTGAAAAAATACAATTGGGGCTCCCTCTCTTTTGATCCAATGGTTTGCAAAAcaaatatttcatcaaaatcagcCATGCGTGGCCCTGGTGAGACACAAGGATCTTTTATTGCCGAAGTTGTTATTGAGCATGTGGCATCAATTCTGTCCATCCATTCTgattcaattagaaagatgaatCTTCATGACTTCAAAAGCCTCACAAAGTTTTATGAAGGTGCTGCAGGAGAACCTTTTGAATATACTTTACCttctattttcaataaattcacATTATACTCGAGTTATCAGGATCGTGCTGAAATGATCCAGCAGTTCAATAGCTGCAACAGATGGAAAAAACGTGGTCTCTCCTGTGTACCCATTATATATCAAGTATCGGTCAGGCCAACTCCAGGGAAAGTCGGCATTCTAAATGATGGTTCAATTATTGTAGAAGTTGGAGGAGTGGAAATAGGCCAGGGACTCTGGACGAAAGTAAAGCAAACAGCAGCTTTTGCTCTTGGACAACTATGGGATGATAGAATTCAGGACCTTCTGGAGAGGGTAAGAGTTATTCAAGCGGATACATTTAGTCTTATTCAAGGAGGATATACAGCAGGGAGCACCACATCTGAATCGAGCTGTGAAGCTGTTCGTCTTGCCTGCAATATCCTGATTGACAGActaaagtttctcaaggacagCTTGCAACAGAAAATGGGTTCAATTTCATGGGATACCTTAATACTCCAA GCAAAAACTCAAGCAGTCAATTTATCAGCAAGTTGTTACTGGGTTCCTGACCCTAGttcaaatatatatctaaattatGGTGCTGCTATAAGTGAG GTGGAGATCGATCTTCTTACTGGTGCTACCACGATTTTGCAGGCGGATCTTACCTATGATTGTGGCAAGAGCTTAAACCCTGCTATTGATTTAGGACAG ATCGAAGGTTCTTTTGTTCAAGGTATTGGGTTTTTTATGTCTGAGGAGTTCATCACAAACTCTGAGGGATTAGTAGTGACAGATGGAACCTGGACATACAAAATTCCCACTGTTGACACCATCCCAAAAAAATTCAACGTCGAATTTCTGGAAAGTGAGTATCATGAAAAGCGTGTTCTTTCCTCGAAAG CTTCTGGGGAGCCCCCTTTGCTTTTAGCAGCCTC